The following proteins are encoded in a genomic region of Oncorhynchus masou masou isolate Uvic2021 chromosome 19, UVic_Omas_1.1, whole genome shotgun sequence:
- the lbr gene encoding delta(14)-sterol reductase LBR isoform X1, whose translation MPSIKFQSGDTVMGRWPGSSLFYEVKVLSYDAKNQLYTVIYKDGTELELREADMKNPTGFKPSRRSRSRSPSRRRSRSRSPARTTRRSSSRTVSSTSITETHNASKEPKLKEVLEVRLVPVAKPIENNINNKHEMTEENDTANKVNKKPAEVEPEKKVVESRYNLRRRKDDGDAKPAEHTEEVEQKPAVATAPITTELEFGGRLGVFCMTLLLPATVLGLMVVCSQEDASLMSSPPLPALDSLWDVQVFGMVVLWLLFQALLYMLPVGKVVEGMPLKNGERLKYRMNTLYAFVLTVAALGAAVHHKIDLSYIHSHFLQLAVSSLLCSGLLSVYLYVRSRWATQDLLAPGGNSGSVIYDFFMGSELNPRIKGFDLKYFCELRPGLIGWLVINAAMALAEMQLHHLDYPSPAMILVNCFHLLYVLDAFWHEEGVLSYMDITHDGFGFMLAFGDLMWVPFTFSLQAYYLVHHPNHLSLPWIVGIVILNVIGFSIFRKANSQKNSFRRNPSDPTLSHLKTIPTATGKSLLVSGLWGLVRHPNYLGDLIMALAWSLPCGFTHVLPYFYVIYLSILLVHREARDEAQCRRKYGSAWDDYCREVHYRIIPRVY comes from the exons ATGCCGAGTATCAAGTTTCAGAGTGGGGACACAGTAATGGGCCGCTGGCCCGGCAGCAGCCTGTTCTACGAGGTCAAGGTACTGAGCTACGATGCCAAGAATCAGCTCTACACTGTTATCTACAAGGACGGCACTGAACTGGAGCTCAGAGAGGCTGACATGAAG AATCCCACTGGGTTCAAACCAAGCCGTCGCTCTCGTTCACGCTCCCCGTCGCGGCGGCGTAGTCGCTCCCGTAGCCCAGCCAGGACCACCAGGCGCTCCTCGTCACGCACTGTCAGCAGCACCTCCATCACGGAGACCCACAATGCAAGCAAGGAGCCCAAACTGAAAGAAGTGCTGGAGGTCAGACTCGTTCCTGTG gcaAAGCCAATTGAGAACAATATCAACAATAAGCATGAAATGACAGAGGAGAATGATACTGCTAACAAAGTCAACAAG AAGCCTGCAGAGGTGGAGCCAGAGAAGAAAGTAGTAGAGAGCCGCTACAACTTGAGACGCAGGAAGGATGACGGTGATGCCAAGCCAGCCGAGCATACGGAGGAGGTTGAGCAGAAGCCTGCAGTAGCCACAGCCCCCATCACCACTGAGCTGGAGTTTGGAGGGAGGCTAG GAGTGTTCTGCATGACTCTGCTCCTGCCTGCGACTGTGTTGGGCCTGATGGTGGTTTGCAGTCAGGAGGATGCCAGCCTGATGAGCTCcccccctctgcctgcccttgactcCCTGTGGGACGTACAGGTGTTTGGCATGGTGGTCCTCTGGTTGCTCTTCCAGGCCCTGCTCTACATGCTGCCTGTTGGAAAG GTTGTGGAAGGAATGCCCCTGAAGAATGGAGAGAGGCTGAAATACAGAATGAACA CCCTCTATGCCTTTGTGCTGACGGTGGCTGCCCTGGGGGCTGCAGTGCACCATAAGATAGACCTCAGCTACATCCACAGCCACTTCCTCCAGCTGGCTGTGTcttccctgctctgctctggacTACTTAGTGTCTACCTGTATGTCCGCTCTCGCTGGGCAACCCAGGACCTGCTGGCCCCTGGAGGAAACTctg GGAGTGTTATTTATGACTTCTTCATGGGAAGTGAACTTAACCCCCGGATCAAAGGCTTTGATCTCAAATACTTCTGTGAACTGCGCCCAGGATTGATTGGTTGG CTGGTGATCAATGCTGCCATGGCTCTGGCTGAGATGCAACTCCACCACCTGGACTACCCCTCACCAGCCATGATCCTGGTCAACTGCTTCCACCTGCTCTATGTGCTTGATGCCTTCTGGCATGAG GAGGGCGTTCTGAGCTATATGGATATTACCCATGATGGGTTTGGCTTCATGCTGGCATTTGGAGACTTAATGTGGGTCCCCTTCACCTTCAGCCTCCAGGCCTACTACCTGGTTCACCACCCCAATCACCTCTCTCTGCCCTGGATCGTAGGCATCGTCATTCTCAATG TCATTGGATTTAGCATCTTCCGTAAAGCAAACTCACAGAAAAACTCCTTCAGAAGAAATCCATCAGACCCCACATTATCCC ATCTGAAGACTATCCCTACTGCCACTGGGAAGAGTCTCCTGGTATCTGGTCTATGGGGTCTTGTCCGTCACCCCAACTACCTGGGTGACCTTATCATGGCTCTGGCATGGTCCCTACCCTGTG GGTTCACCCACGTCCTGCCATACTTCTATGTGATCTACCTATCCATCCTACTGGTTCACCGGGAGGCCCGAGACGAGGCCCAGTGTAGGAGGAAGTACGGCTCGGCGTGGGATGACTACTGCCGAGAAGTCCACTACCGCATCATCCCCAGAGTCTACTGA
- the lbr gene encoding delta(14)-sterol reductase LBR isoform X2: MPSIKFQSGDTVMGRWPGSSLFYEVKVLSYDAKNQLYTVIYKDGTELELREADMKNPTGFKPSRRSRSRSPSRRRSRSRSPARTTRRSSSRTVSSTSITETHNASKEPKLKEVLEAKPIENNINNKHEMTEENDTANKVNKKPAEVEPEKKVVESRYNLRRRKDDGDAKPAEHTEEVEQKPAVATAPITTELEFGGRLGVFCMTLLLPATVLGLMVVCSQEDASLMSSPPLPALDSLWDVQVFGMVVLWLLFQALLYMLPVGKVVEGMPLKNGERLKYRMNTLYAFVLTVAALGAAVHHKIDLSYIHSHFLQLAVSSLLCSGLLSVYLYVRSRWATQDLLAPGGNSGSVIYDFFMGSELNPRIKGFDLKYFCELRPGLIGWLVINAAMALAEMQLHHLDYPSPAMILVNCFHLLYVLDAFWHEEGVLSYMDITHDGFGFMLAFGDLMWVPFTFSLQAYYLVHHPNHLSLPWIVGIVILNVIGFSIFRKANSQKNSFRRNPSDPTLSHLKTIPTATGKSLLVSGLWGLVRHPNYLGDLIMALAWSLPCGFTHVLPYFYVIYLSILLVHREARDEAQCRRKYGSAWDDYCREVHYRIIPRVY; encoded by the exons ATGCCGAGTATCAAGTTTCAGAGTGGGGACACAGTAATGGGCCGCTGGCCCGGCAGCAGCCTGTTCTACGAGGTCAAGGTACTGAGCTACGATGCCAAGAATCAGCTCTACACTGTTATCTACAAGGACGGCACTGAACTGGAGCTCAGAGAGGCTGACATGAAG AATCCCACTGGGTTCAAACCAAGCCGTCGCTCTCGTTCACGCTCCCCGTCGCGGCGGCGTAGTCGCTCCCGTAGCCCAGCCAGGACCACCAGGCGCTCCTCGTCACGCACTGTCAGCAGCACCTCCATCACGGAGACCCACAATGCAAGCAAGGAGCCCAAACTGAAAGAAGTGCTGGAG gcaAAGCCAATTGAGAACAATATCAACAATAAGCATGAAATGACAGAGGAGAATGATACTGCTAACAAAGTCAACAAG AAGCCTGCAGAGGTGGAGCCAGAGAAGAAAGTAGTAGAGAGCCGCTACAACTTGAGACGCAGGAAGGATGACGGTGATGCCAAGCCAGCCGAGCATACGGAGGAGGTTGAGCAGAAGCCTGCAGTAGCCACAGCCCCCATCACCACTGAGCTGGAGTTTGGAGGGAGGCTAG GAGTGTTCTGCATGACTCTGCTCCTGCCTGCGACTGTGTTGGGCCTGATGGTGGTTTGCAGTCAGGAGGATGCCAGCCTGATGAGCTCcccccctctgcctgcccttgactcCCTGTGGGACGTACAGGTGTTTGGCATGGTGGTCCTCTGGTTGCTCTTCCAGGCCCTGCTCTACATGCTGCCTGTTGGAAAG GTTGTGGAAGGAATGCCCCTGAAGAATGGAGAGAGGCTGAAATACAGAATGAACA CCCTCTATGCCTTTGTGCTGACGGTGGCTGCCCTGGGGGCTGCAGTGCACCATAAGATAGACCTCAGCTACATCCACAGCCACTTCCTCCAGCTGGCTGTGTcttccctgctctgctctggacTACTTAGTGTCTACCTGTATGTCCGCTCTCGCTGGGCAACCCAGGACCTGCTGGCCCCTGGAGGAAACTctg GGAGTGTTATTTATGACTTCTTCATGGGAAGTGAACTTAACCCCCGGATCAAAGGCTTTGATCTCAAATACTTCTGTGAACTGCGCCCAGGATTGATTGGTTGG CTGGTGATCAATGCTGCCATGGCTCTGGCTGAGATGCAACTCCACCACCTGGACTACCCCTCACCAGCCATGATCCTGGTCAACTGCTTCCACCTGCTCTATGTGCTTGATGCCTTCTGGCATGAG GAGGGCGTTCTGAGCTATATGGATATTACCCATGATGGGTTTGGCTTCATGCTGGCATTTGGAGACTTAATGTGGGTCCCCTTCACCTTCAGCCTCCAGGCCTACTACCTGGTTCACCACCCCAATCACCTCTCTCTGCCCTGGATCGTAGGCATCGTCATTCTCAATG TCATTGGATTTAGCATCTTCCGTAAAGCAAACTCACAGAAAAACTCCTTCAGAAGAAATCCATCAGACCCCACATTATCCC ATCTGAAGACTATCCCTACTGCCACTGGGAAGAGTCTCCTGGTATCTGGTCTATGGGGTCTTGTCCGTCACCCCAACTACCTGGGTGACCTTATCATGGCTCTGGCATGGTCCCTACCCTGTG GGTTCACCCACGTCCTGCCATACTTCTATGTGATCTACCTATCCATCCTACTGGTTCACCGGGAGGCCCGAGACGAGGCCCAGTGTAGGAGGAAGTACGGCTCGGCGTGGGATGACTACTGCCGAGAAGTCCACTACCGCATCATCCCCAGAGTCTACTGA